One window of the Shewanella cyperi genome contains the following:
- a CDS encoding chemotaxis protein, whose product MKDLIQGRRPYYVTAAMVAAELNQTLGCCKEINLTASNAQAASARIGSAALGFKALTHYIDELAGYTKKAANDINQLAGDASKLATQTARTALALSHFHLAQRKAADARYHASMNEAIEQTEHSLSEQEQQFQRILDRMQGQLADLKQSLRGATALASICRVEACRIDSRSQAIFVDVANKVDTVAAQIRQRVDRAISLFDSH is encoded by the coding sequence ATGAAAGACCTGATACAAGGACGCAGACCCTACTACGTTACGGCAGCCATGGTCGCTGCCGAGCTCAATCAGACCCTGGGCTGCTGCAAGGAAATCAATTTAACCGCCAGCAACGCCCAGGCCGCCTCGGCTCGCATCGGCAGCGCCGCTCTGGGCTTCAAGGCCCTGACCCATTACATAGATGAGCTGGCCGGGTACACCAAAAAGGCCGCCAATGACATCAACCAACTGGCCGGAGATGCCAGCAAGTTGGCGACCCAAACCGCCCGCACCGCGTTGGCCCTGAGTCACTTCCATCTGGCGCAGCGCAAGGCCGCCGATGCCAGATATCACGCCAGCATGAACGAGGCCATAGAGCAGACCGAACACAGCCTCAGCGAACAGGAACAACAATTTCAGCGCATTCTCGACCGGATGCAGGGGCAACTGGCGGATCTCAAACAATCCCTGCGCGGTGCCACCGCCCTCGCCTCCATCTGCCGGGTGGAGGCCTGTCGCATCGACAGCCGCTCCCAGGCCATTTTCGTGGACGTGGCCAACAAGGTCGACACAGTGGCGGCCCAAATCCGCCAGCGGGTAGACCGCGCCATTTCCCTGTTTGATTCCCATTAA
- a CDS encoding GNAT family N-acetyltransferase, with translation MEPIITERLRLRELTAADAAFMLELLNTQGFITNIGDRGVRTLEQARQYLMDGPIASYAQNGFGLWLMERSLDGMALGLCGLIRRDTLPHVDIGYALLPAFEGQGYAFEAARAAMAFAVEQGIHPVVAIVNPDNQASIQLLLKLGLKYQHLITLPNIPHEVALYK, from the coding sequence ATGGAACCCATAATCACTGAGCGATTGCGCCTGCGGGAACTGACAGCCGCCGATGCCGCTTTTATGCTGGAATTACTCAACACCCAGGGTTTTATTACCAATATCGGCGATCGGGGTGTGCGTACCCTGGAACAGGCCCGCCAGTATTTGATGGATGGCCCCATTGCCAGTTATGCACAGAACGGCTTCGGCCTTTGGCTGATGGAGCGCAGCCTTGATGGCATGGCGCTGGGGCTGTGTGGCCTCATTCGCCGCGATACCCTGCCGCACGTGGATATAGGTTATGCGCTGTTGCCGGCCTTTGAAGGTCAGGGCTATGCCTTTGAAGCGGCGAGGGCCGCCATGGCCTTTGCTGTTGAGCAGGGTATCCATCCCGTGGTGGCCATAGTCAATCCCGATAATCAGGCGTCCATCCAATTGTTGCTCAAGTTGGGGCTTAAATATCAGCACCTTATCACTTTGCCGAATATCCCCCACGAGGTTGCGCTCTATAAATGA
- a CDS encoding 2OG-Fe(II) oxygenase, with product MVSQLSEAVLDVIADALVDKGYLCLSEVFPAELTDALRRCLLEEELRPAAIGRGAEQQLNRDIRRDKIRWLETHYEPDSHYLDLMEQLKQGLNRRLFLGLFDYESHYALYEPGAFYRKHVDALKGSQNRILTTVYFMNPDWQPGQGGELLIYDETQQLLETVAPTHGKLVIFLSERFPHEVLPTKVRRASIAGWFRVAGSRHGF from the coding sequence ATGGTTTCGCAATTAAGTGAAGCGGTGCTGGATGTGATTGCGGATGCGTTGGTGGATAAAGGCTATTTATGCTTATCCGAGGTATTTCCTGCTGAGTTGACCGATGCGCTGCGGCGTTGTCTGCTTGAGGAAGAATTGCGTCCGGCGGCCATAGGCCGTGGGGCAGAGCAGCAGCTTAACCGGGATATACGCAGGGACAAGATCCGCTGGCTTGAAACCCATTACGAACCCGATAGTCACTATCTCGATCTGATGGAGCAGCTCAAGCAGGGGCTCAACCGTCGCTTGTTTCTGGGCCTGTTTGACTATGAAAGCCACTATGCCCTGTACGAACCCGGCGCTTTTTACCGCAAACATGTGGATGCCCTCAAGGGGAGCCAGAACCGCATTTTGACCACGGTTTATTTTATGAACCCCGATTGGCAACCGGGGCAGGGTGGCGAGTTGCTTATTTATGATGAAACGCAGCAACTGTTGGAAACTGTGGCGCCAACTCACGGTAAATTGGTGATATTTCTGTCCGAACGCTTCCCCCACGAGGTGCTGCCCACCAAGGTCAGACGGGCCAGCATTGCCGGTTGGTTCCGGGTTGCCGGCAGTCGCCATGGATTCTGA
- a CDS encoding GNAT family N-acetyltransferase, translated as MVTSSNCLDGELVVLEPLSLDHVPALSLAVADGELWQIWYTSAPHPDEMKAYVEKALAQEAAGLALAFVVRCKHSGEVVGCTRICNWDQPNRRLEIGYTWYAKRAQRTGINTETKLLLLGYAFEVLDVMAVEFRTHWHNQRSRAAIARLGAKQDGVLRNHQLLKDGTVRDTVVFSIIDSEWPAVRQNLRFRLQQFQTAH; from the coding sequence ATGGTAACAAGTTCGAATTGCCTTGATGGCGAACTGGTCGTGTTGGAACCCCTGTCATTGGATCATGTGCCGGCGCTCAGCCTGGCGGTGGCCGATGGCGAACTGTGGCAGATTTGGTACACCAGTGCCCCCCATCCGGATGAGATGAAAGCCTATGTGGAAAAGGCCCTGGCCCAGGAAGCGGCGGGTCTGGCGCTGGCTTTTGTGGTCCGATGCAAGCACAGTGGTGAAGTGGTCGGCTGTACCCGTATTTGCAATTGGGATCAGCCAAACCGTCGTCTTGAAATTGGCTACACCTGGTATGCCAAACGCGCCCAGCGCACAGGCATTAACACCGAAACCAAGCTGCTATTACTCGGTTATGCCTTCGAGGTGCTGGATGTGATGGCGGTGGAGTTTCGCACCCATTGGCACAATCAGCGCTCCCGTGCGGCCATTGCCCGCTTGGGAGCCAAGCAGGATGGCGTCTTGCGTAATCACCAGCTGCTGAAAGACGGCACGGTGCGCGATACCGTGGTGTTTTCCATCATTGACAGTGAATGGCCGGCGGTGAGGCAGAACCTGCGTTTTCGCTTACAGCAATTTCAGACCGCACACTAG
- a CDS encoding GNAT family N-acetyltransferase, with protein MTFRIQQAGSEHLDQLAPLFDEYRQFYGQQADPERARGFIAARMAESSSLLFIATDQQGLGLGFAQIYPSFSSIAARPIFILNDLYVTQYARCVGVGKALLAQVKACARDRGIAVIKLETAVDNTRAQALYQAQGFVREQGFFSYHLDIQ; from the coding sequence ATGACGTTCAGGATACAGCAGGCCGGCAGCGAACATTTGGATCAACTGGCGCCGCTCTTTGACGAGTATCGGCAGTTTTATGGTCAGCAAGCGGATCCGGAGCGGGCAAGGGGGTTTATTGCCGCACGGATGGCCGAGTCATCTTCGCTGCTGTTCATTGCCACAGATCAGCAGGGTCTGGGGCTGGGATTTGCCCAGATCTATCCCAGCTTTTCATCCATTGCGGCCAGGCCCATCTTTATTCTCAATGATCTGTATGTGACTCAATACGCCCGTTGTGTTGGCGTGGGCAAGGCCTTGCTGGCCCAGGTCAAGGCCTGTGCCAGGGATCGGGGCATAGCCGTCATCAAATTGGAAACCGCGGTGGACAACACCCGCGCCCAGGCCCTGTACCAGGCCCAGGGCTTTGTCAGGGAGCAGGGATTTTTCAGCTATCACCTTGATATTCAATGA
- a CDS encoding substrate-binding periplasmic protein: MRLPPGLSYLLLSLLLLAGRVSAEPIKVIVGGYPFPPYVISAGEATKGLVPDLLALLNRTQKDFQFEFVPTSIENRYQAFEMHRFDLILFENPKWGWQHIANQTVALDVQDGEPYIALSRKVKDDSYFDNLADKRLVLVRGYHYSLTEFSSDEQFIKSRFLASLVPSNEAAIKAILRERGDVAPVTWSYLQYYLAQHPEQQDKLTVSQRWDQRYQHYALVHPESPIKSATLLRLLAKVQQDQAFHQLLSQYHLLSQSGNSVPVGTVAIPKQK; this comes from the coding sequence TTGCGATTACCTCCGGGACTGAGCTATCTGCTGTTATCCTTGCTACTTTTGGCTGGCAGGGTATCGGCCGAGCCGATAAAGGTCATCGTTGGCGGATATCCCTTTCCTCCTTATGTGATAAGCGCAGGAGAAGCCACCAAGGGCTTGGTACCGGATCTGTTGGCGCTGCTCAATCGCACCCAAAAAGATTTTCAATTCGAGTTTGTGCCCACCAGCATAGAAAATCGCTACCAGGCATTCGAAATGCATCGCTTTGATTTGATCCTGTTTGAAAATCCAAAGTGGGGCTGGCAACACATAGCCAATCAGACCGTGGCCCTTGATGTGCAGGATGGCGAACCCTATATCGCCCTGAGCCGCAAGGTGAAAGATGACAGCTATTTCGACAATCTCGCCGATAAGCGTTTGGTTCTGGTGCGGGGCTATCACTACAGCCTGACCGAGTTCAGTTCAGACGAGCAATTCATCAAAAGCCGGTTTCTCGCCTCCCTGGTACCCAGCAATGAGGCCGCCATCAAGGCGATACTGCGTGAGCGGGGGGATGTGGCTCCTGTCACCTGGTCTTATCTGCAGTATTACCTGGCGCAGCATCCGGAGCAGCAGGACAAACTGACGGTATCCCAACGCTGGGATCAGCGTTATCAACACTATGCCCTGGTCCACCCGGAAAGCCCCATCAAATCGGCGACACTGCTGCGCCTGTTGGCCAAGGTGCAGCAGGATCAGGCATTTCATCAGCTACTCAGTCAATATCATCTGCTTTCCCAATCGGGGAACAGTGTGCCTGTGGGCACTGTCGCCATCCCGAAACAGAAGTGA
- a CDS encoding ExeM/NucH family extracellular endonuclease, which yields MRSRASWLALALGSASSLAQAADTLIISEYVEGSGYNKAIELYNPTATAVDLSQYELKFFFNGSQTAGTTIALEGTLAAGGTYVVADNDASAELLAKAQLLSTAAFFNGDDAIVLLHNGQAVDSLGQVGVDPGTEWGTGELSTADNTLRRKADQLLGDSQIDDAMSFDSWQGFAKDDISDLGLFAAQPPVPENPPAAMQCGSDATAIHALQGNTNTSPLNGQIVEVEAVVTSNQEAGLKGLFLQMADAEADSDPATSEGVFLYTGNAPSGYLAGERIRVKAKVTEYQGLTELTSVAEHKLCANNQALPSAALVSLPLADSADLEAVEGMRVTFSQNLVVNEVYNLGRYGEVTLGSQRHFMGTQVAAPGADALAVTAANKLDSILLDDGLTAQNPDPVRYPSPGLSASNSLRVGDTVTGLNAVMHYGFGVYRLMPVDTVNIVASNPRLSAPELALGGNLKVASFNVLNFFNGDGMGGGFPTARGANTLSEFERQKAKIVSAMVAIDADIFGLMEIENDGYGAESAIAELVASLNAAIGEPRYQYIQPGSNGIGTDAISVGMIYRADRVTPQGAAKVLSSANSALDDAGQPLFNDGKNRPMLAQGFSHNDSGEPLVVAVNHFKSKGSDCVAEGDPDLNDGQGNCNLTRSRAARAVGAFLGSEFADAPVLVIGDLNSYAKEDPLTELANAGLTELFAHLAKENAYSYVFSGESGQLDHALASAALLDKVVDVTEWHINTDEPRILDYNEEFKTQTQLQSLYAPDAFRSSDHDPVVISLLLEAPNQAPVADFSVSVDGGNVSLQSLATDVDGTLVSHVWDLGDGTQAQGDSVSHAYAKSGDYQVTLTVTDDDGLSHSLTKTVSVTVQGVAHKPVARIVHFDLWFWDLFVSDSYDEDGVIRKQHWQFSDKRQGGGNFVLRRKDGRANSVTLTVTDNDKLSDSTSLSF from the coding sequence ATGAGATCCAGAGCAAGCTGGCTTGCACTGGCGCTGGGGAGCGCGTCTTCCCTGGCCCAGGCGGCCGACACGCTAATCATTTCCGAATATGTCGAAGGCTCAGGCTATAACAAGGCCATCGAACTCTACAATCCAACTGCCACAGCGGTGGACTTGAGCCAGTATGAGCTCAAGTTCTTTTTCAATGGCAGCCAGACTGCCGGCACTACCATAGCCCTCGAAGGCACCCTGGCCGCCGGCGGCACCTATGTGGTGGCCGACAACGATGCTTCTGCTGAACTGCTGGCCAAGGCCCAGTTGCTGAGCACGGCGGCCTTCTTCAACGGCGACGATGCCATAGTGTTGCTGCACAATGGTCAGGCGGTAGACAGCCTGGGTCAGGTGGGTGTGGATCCCGGCACAGAGTGGGGCACGGGTGAGCTGTCCACCGCCGACAATACCCTGAGACGCAAGGCCGATCAGCTCCTGGGCGACAGCCAGATTGACGATGCAATGAGCTTCGACAGCTGGCAGGGTTTTGCCAAGGACGATATTAGCGATCTGGGCCTGTTTGCCGCCCAGCCGCCGGTGCCGGAAAATCCGCCTGCCGCCATGCAGTGTGGAAGTGATGCCACAGCTATCCACGCCCTGCAGGGCAACACCAATACCAGTCCGCTGAACGGTCAAATTGTCGAAGTGGAAGCCGTGGTCACCAGCAATCAGGAAGCCGGTCTCAAGGGCCTGTTTCTGCAGATGGCCGATGCCGAGGCAGATAGCGATCCCGCCACCTCTGAAGGTGTGTTCCTCTACACAGGCAACGCCCCAAGCGGTTACCTGGCCGGCGAACGCATCCGCGTCAAGGCCAAGGTCACAGAGTACCAGGGCCTGACCGAGCTGACCTCGGTTGCCGAGCACAAGCTGTGTGCCAACAATCAGGCGCTGCCGAGTGCCGCCCTGGTAAGCTTGCCGCTGGCCGACAGCGCCGATTTGGAAGCCGTTGAAGGCATGCGCGTCACTTTCAGCCAAAATCTGGTGGTAAACGAAGTCTATAACCTGGGCCGCTACGGTGAAGTGACCCTGGGCAGCCAGCGCCACTTTATGGGCACCCAGGTAGCCGCCCCCGGCGCCGATGCCCTGGCCGTGACTGCCGCCAACAAGTTGGACAGCATATTGCTGGACGATGGCCTGACCGCCCAGAACCCCGACCCTGTGCGTTATCCCTCACCCGGTCTCAGTGCCAGTAACAGCCTGCGGGTGGGCGACACTGTCACCGGCCTCAATGCCGTGATGCACTATGGCTTTGGCGTGTATCGCCTGATGCCGGTGGACACAGTCAATATAGTGGCCAGCAATCCACGTCTGAGCGCGCCGGAATTGGCCCTTGGCGGTAACCTGAAGGTGGCCAGCTTCAATGTGCTCAACTTCTTCAACGGCGATGGCATGGGCGGCGGTTTTCCCACCGCGCGCGGTGCCAACACCCTGAGCGAATTCGAACGTCAGAAGGCCAAGATTGTCAGCGCCATGGTCGCCATTGATGCCGATATCTTCGGCCTGATGGAAATCGAGAATGACGGTTACGGTGCCGAATCTGCCATTGCCGAGTTGGTGGCAAGCTTGAACGCCGCCATTGGTGAGCCCAGATACCAGTACATTCAACCCGGCAGTAACGGCATAGGCACCGACGCCATCAGCGTCGGCATGATTTACCGCGCCGATCGCGTGACGCCCCAAGGTGCGGCGAAGGTGCTCTCCAGCGCCAACTCGGCCCTGGACGATGCCGGTCAGCCCCTGTTCAACGATGGCAAGAACCGCCCCATGTTGGCCCAGGGCTTCAGTCATAATGACAGCGGCGAGCCTCTGGTCGTGGCGGTAAACCACTTCAAGTCCAAGGGCAGCGATTGTGTGGCCGAGGGCGATCCCGATCTGAACGACGGTCAGGGTAACTGTAACCTGACCCGCAGCCGCGCCGCCAGGGCCGTTGGCGCCTTCCTCGGTAGCGAGTTCGCCGACGCGCCCGTGCTGGTGATTGGCGATCTTAACTCCTACGCCAAGGAAGATCCGCTGACCGAACTGGCCAACGCCGGTCTGACCGAGTTGTTTGCCCATCTGGCCAAGGAAAATGCCTACTCCTACGTGTTCTCCGGTGAGTCGGGTCAGTTGGACCATGCCCTGGCGAGCGCCGCCCTGCTGGACAAGGTGGTGGATGTGACCGAATGGCACATCAACACGGATGAGCCGCGGATTTTGGATTACAACGAAGAGTTCAAGACCCAGACACAGCTGCAATCCCTGTATGCGCCGGATGCCTTCCGCTCCTCGGATCACGACCCCGTGGTGATCTCTCTGCTGCTGGAAGCGCCAAACCAGGCGCCGGTGGCCGACTTCAGCGTCAGCGTCGATGGCGGCAACGTCAGCCTGCAATCCCTGGCCACGGATGTGGACGGCACCCTGGTGAGCCATGTATGGGATCTGGGCGATGGCACCCAGGCACAGGGCGACAGCGTCAGCCACGCCTACGCCAAGTCAGGTGACTATCAGGTGACCCTGACGGTAACCGACGATGACGGCCTGAGCCACAGCCTGACCAAGACGGTCAGCGTGACTGTGCAGGGCGTGGCCCACAAGCCCGTCGCCCGCATAGTGCATTTTGACCTCTGGTTCTGGGATCTGTTTGTCTCCGACAGCTATGACGAAGACGGCGTCATCCGCAAGCAGCACTGGCAGTTCAGCGACAAGCGCCAGGGTGGCGGTAACTTTGTGTTGCGTCGCAAAGATGGCCGCGCCAATAGCGTCACCCTGACAGTGACAGACAATGACAAGCTGAGCGACAGCACCAGCCTGAGCTTCTGA
- a CDS encoding YdbL family protein produces the protein MMKKLLLLLVPALLAFQAMAMDLHQAKSMGYLGEQNDGYLGLVKANDEARAIMDEVNAKRRAHYQKIAAQNQISTDDVAKLAAEKAIRAADKGEWIQDAKGNWLRK, from the coding sequence ATGATGAAGAAATTGCTGCTGTTGTTGGTCCCTGCCCTGCTGGCATTCCAGGCCATGGCCATGGATTTGCACCAGGCCAAGTCCATGGGCTATTTGGGCGAACAAAATGACGGTTACCTCGGACTGGTGAAGGCCAATGACGAAGCCAGGGCCATCATGGACGAAGTCAACGCCAAGCGCCGGGCCCACTATCAGAAAATCGCCGCCCAAAACCAGATTTCCACCGACGATGTGGCCAAGCTGGCGGCCGAGAAGGCCATCCGCGCCGCCGACAAGGGTGAGTGGATCCAGGATGCCAAGGGCAACTGGTTGCGAAAATAG
- a CDS encoding YnbE family lipoprotein, with product MKKFLCCAAAISALLLGACTPTVKIEPPDKPIVINLNVKIEHEIKIKVDKELDALLANDELF from the coding sequence GTGAAAAAATTCCTCTGTTGTGCGGCAGCCATCTCAGCCCTGTTACTCGGAGCCTGTACGCCCACGGTCAAGATAGAGCCGCCGGACAAGCCCATAGTCATCAATCTCAACGTTAAGATTGAGCACGAAATCAAGATCAAGGTCGACAAGGAGCTCGACGCCCTGCTGGCCAACGATGAACTCTTTTAG
- a CDS encoding YdbH domain-containing protein has protein sequence MLKFRLRHLAWIMALLLIMLASVLWYQRQALLQSLANSALQSFDGSAEGLALDPNLQELRLERLNFSYNGSHIALKQVAIGLRKPLPDLLFDTLRRQGLNGQTISALTLAVQQELASLSLGSAGVQLAPPGNSRDSGGQGLAIGLASLPQIALGPVTITLANGQSLSLDYLSLDQQRLLHTALKLDGMALLNLDAELGLKQWQVQSQLNLDSLEPLARAIKQVDGTDSLWPLLDEFEQVYQAQGIQLGGSLASTVNLSLADAAISSRHQLENFELKGLGLEPNWPPLMEFSADSSPEGQSFNLSPLALSLTLEPSAEAWTRLAGLASAPAWLGDQPLTLALTLSKGLSARHNPDGSSLNFDGRLALSQGESKADIELSQLRFERDGVGQIQLHGDWRAQGATSIASLLKRLPALDAVALWQRDWQLNDDAGLNLSGSGHLQLRQSAGVQLKQPARMQPKQGGTNAGQEATGQQMSLSFSELELALTQLALASTPVSIPASTQGSANAKPQPTAMPQALKQDETLSLTLDALNLSLAQPLGFSLSRNALSHQGENGSDDEWQLQASPWQVQLQLQGLKADRQHPGVQNTGTQNKGTQNKGTQDNSQDKLSVQSANTELTGPGFSLDKSQLDALLHLESPQPFLQTFGELQQDFRLKSLKLDYSRPRPGSKRLENRHWQLGQMTFNGRLVPENEGKTLSTSEQWQLDDVGLNSSHKLIWPSQVSDQASDQASNLASDKLSPWRPAKLTANWQADNGLGAWLKLGSGLLPMPPALRLSGDTSVRADVAMDFVSALTRINLTPKLTKLEGAWDNLPFQGGSAEADCRLLHSGVAHTLELGCPRVSWQLASFNPGVIVSDIQGRGDLALGQAADGSLSALNINLTSEGKLLDGEFLLPEFALRLTEPSSAYLVLQGLSLEKLLELQPVTGIYADGIFDGVLPVKLAQGQVSVSGGKLAARAPGGLIMVRNNPAVEQMRASQPYLEFAFSALEHLQYSSLASSFDMAPGGDALMKVEVKGRNPGIERPIHLNYSQEENLLQLLKSLRIGEDLQNQIEQSVK, from the coding sequence GTGTTGAAATTTCGTCTGCGCCATCTGGCCTGGATCATGGCGCTGCTGCTTATCATGCTGGCCTCTGTGCTCTGGTACCAGCGCCAGGCGTTGCTGCAATCCCTGGCCAACAGCGCGCTGCAATCCTTTGACGGCTCGGCCGAGGGGCTTGCCCTCGACCCAAATCTGCAAGAACTGCGGCTGGAACGGCTCAATTTCAGCTATAACGGCAGTCACATCGCACTCAAACAAGTTGCAATAGGCCTGCGAAAACCCCTTCCCGATCTGCTGTTTGACACCCTCAGGCGCCAGGGGCTCAACGGCCAAACCATTTCCGCCCTGACCCTGGCAGTGCAGCAAGAGTTGGCATCATTAAGCCTTGGCAGCGCCGGGGTGCAGCTGGCGCCCCCCGGAAACTCCCGGGACAGCGGCGGCCAGGGGTTGGCCATAGGCCTTGCCAGCCTGCCGCAAATCGCCCTGGGGCCTGTCACCATAACACTCGCCAACGGGCAAAGCCTGAGTCTTGATTATCTGTCCCTGGATCAACAGCGGCTGTTGCACACCGCGCTCAAACTCGATGGCATGGCACTGCTGAACCTGGATGCCGAACTTGGTCTCAAGCAGTGGCAAGTGCAAAGCCAGCTGAATTTGGACAGTTTGGAGCCCCTGGCGCGGGCCATCAAACAGGTTGACGGCACCGACAGCCTCTGGCCCCTGCTGGACGAATTTGAACAAGTCTATCAAGCCCAAGGAATACAGCTTGGCGGCAGTCTTGCCAGCACTGTCAATCTGAGCCTTGCCGATGCCGCGATCAGCAGCCGTCACCAACTTGAAAATTTTGAGCTCAAGGGCCTGGGTCTTGAACCCAACTGGCCGCCCTTAATGGAGTTCAGCGCCGACTCCAGTCCCGAGGGGCAGTCATTCAATCTCTCCCCCCTGGCGCTGAGCTTGACCCTGGAGCCAAGTGCCGAGGCCTGGACCCGACTCGCCGGACTGGCCTCGGCGCCTGCCTGGCTCGGCGATCAGCCCCTGACCCTGGCATTGACTCTGTCCAAGGGCCTTAGTGCCAGGCACAATCCTGATGGCAGCAGCCTCAACTTCGATGGCCGGCTGGCGCTGTCCCAGGGCGAGAGCAAGGCGGATATTGAGCTGTCTCAGCTGCGGTTTGAGCGCGACGGTGTGGGCCAAATACAGCTTCACGGTGATTGGCGGGCACAGGGTGCCACTTCTATCGCTTCACTGCTAAAGCGCTTGCCAGCGCTGGACGCCGTGGCGCTCTGGCAGCGGGACTGGCAACTGAACGACGATGCCGGGCTGAATCTCAGCGGCTCGGGTCATCTGCAGCTCAGGCAATCAGCCGGGGTACAGCTCAAGCAGCCCGCCAGGATGCAGCCAAAACAGGGCGGCACAAACGCAGGGCAGGAAGCCACCGGGCAACAAATGAGCCTGTCCTTCAGCGAGCTGGAGCTAGCCCTGACGCAACTGGCCCTGGCCTCCACACCAGTTTCCATACCTGCTTCCACACAAGGATCCGCGAACGCCAAACCTCAGCCAACAGCCATGCCTCAAGCCCTGAAGCAGGACGAGACTCTGTCGCTCACGCTGGACGCCCTTAACCTGTCATTGGCACAGCCGCTGGGATTCAGCCTCAGCCGTAATGCCTTAAGCCATCAGGGCGAAAACGGCTCTGATGATGAGTGGCAACTGCAAGCCTCCCCCTGGCAAGTGCAATTGCAGCTGCAGGGCCTGAAGGCCGACAGGCAGCACCCTGGCGTTCAAAATACGGGCACTCAAAATAAGGGCACTCAAAATAAGGGCACTCAGGACAACAGCCAGGACAAGCTCAGCGTCCAAAGCGCAAACACTGAGCTGACAGGGCCGGGATTCAGTCTCGATAAGTCGCAACTGGACGCGCTGTTGCATTTGGAATCGCCCCAGCCTTTCCTGCAAACCTTTGGCGAACTGCAACAGGACTTCCGGCTTAAATCGCTCAAGCTTGATTACAGTCGTCCCCGTCCCGGCAGCAAACGGCTGGAGAATCGTCACTGGCAACTGGGACAGATGACATTCAACGGCCGATTGGTGCCCGAGAACGAGGGCAAGACCCTCTCAACCTCGGAGCAGTGGCAACTGGATGATGTCGGCCTCAACTCCAGCCACAAGCTCATTTGGCCAAGCCAGGTTAGTGACCAGGCTAGTGACCAAGCTAGTAACCTGGCTAGCGATAAGCTCAGCCCCTGGCGCCCGGCCAAACTTACCGCCAACTGGCAGGCGGACAACGGCCTGGGAGCCTGGCTCAAACTGGGAAGCGGCCTATTGCCCATGCCGCCGGCACTGCGGCTCAGCGGCGACACCTCGGTGCGCGCCGATGTGGCTATGGATTTTGTCTCGGCGCTGACCCGCATCAACTTAACCCCCAAGCTCACAAAACTCGAAGGCGCCTGGGACAACTTGCCCTTTCAGGGCGGCTCCGCCGAAGCCGACTGCCGGCTGCTGCATTCTGGGGTGGCACACACCCTGGAGCTGGGTTGTCCCAGGGTGAGTTGGCAACTGGCCTCGTTCAATCCCGGGGTAATAGTGTCCGACATCCAGGGACGGGGCGATCTGGCCCTGGGTCAGGCCGCCGATGGCAGCCTGTCGGCACTGAACATCAACCTTACCAGCGAAGGCAAGCTGCTTGATGGCGAGTTCCTGTTGCCCGAATTTGCTTTGCGATTGACCGAGCCCTCCAGCGCTTATCTGGTGTTACAGGGCCTGAGCCTGGAAAAACTGCTGGAGCTGCAGCCCGTGACCGGCATCTATGCCGACGGCATATTCGACGGAGTGCTGCCGGTAAAGCTGGCCCAGGGTCAGGTGAGTGTCAGCGGCGGCAAACTGGCGGCGCGGGCGCCGGGCGGCCTTATCATGGTGCGCAACAACCCGGCGGTGGAGCAAATGCGCGCCTCCCAGCCCTATCTGGAATTTGCCTTTTCCGCCCTGGAGCACCTGCAATATTCCAGCCTGGCCAGCAGTTTCGACATGGCCCCCGGCGGCGATGCCCTGATGAAGGTGGAGGTCAAGGGCCGTAACCCGGGGATTGAACGGCCCATCCACTTGAACTACTCTCAGGAAGAGAATCTATTGCAGTTGCTCAAGAGCCTGCGCATAGGTGAAGATCTGCAGAATCAGATCGAACAATCGGTGAAATAA